Genomic window (Bacillus vallismortis):
CTTTTTTTATTTTCATTAAAGATTTTTAATTTTAATTATTCTTTTTCAAGGCATACGTATATATTCTTGATCTTAAAGGCTAAGATGGTATCATAGATAAAGGATAAATATAAATAATAATCATTTTTGATTTGCACTTATCGCCGCTCTCGTCCTTTGGGCGGGAGCTTTTTGACATTCTGATTGGGAGGTTTCAAGATGCCGCAAGAAAACAATACATTTTATATTACAACACCGATTTATTATCCGAGCGGAAAATTACATATCGGCCATGCATATACGACAGTCGCAGGAGATGCAATGGCACGTTACAAAAGATTAAAAGGGTTCGATGTTCGCTATTTAACGGGAACGGACGAGCATGGACAAAAGATCCAGCAAAAAGCTGAGCAGGAAAACATTACACCTCAGGAGTATGTGGATCGCGCAGCGGCAGATATTCAGAAACTATGGAAACAGCTTGAAATCTCAAACGACGACTTTATCCGTACAACAGAAAAACGGCATAAAGTTGTGATTGAAAAGGTATTTCAAAAGCTTCTTGATAACGGGGACATCTATCTTGATGAATATGAAGGCTGGTATAGTATCCCTGATGAAACATTCTACACGGAAACTCAGCTGGATGATATCGAGCGGAATGAAAAGGGAGAGGTCATCGGCGGAAAAAGTCCTGACAGCGGACACCCAGTTGAATTAATCAAAGAGGAATCTTATTTCTTCCGTATGGGAAAATATGCGGATCGTCTTCTGAAATATTATGAAGAAAACCCGACATTCATCCAGCCGGAATCACGCAAAAACGAAATGATTAACAACTTTATCAAGCCTGGACTTGAGGATTTAGCTGTATCACGTACCACTTTTGATTGGGGCGTGAAGGTGCCGGAAAATCCAAAACACGTAGTATATGTTTGGATCGACGCGCTATTTAACTATTTAACAGCACTCGGCTATGATACAGAAAATGATGAGCTTTATCAAAAATATTGGCCTGCCGATGTTCATTTAGTCGGTAAAGAGATTGTGCGATTCCATACCATTTATTGGCCAATTATGCTGATGGCACTCGATCTGCCGCTGCCGAAGCAAGTATTTGCGCATGGCTGGCTTTTGATGAAAGATGGAAAAATGTCGAAATCAAAAGGGAACGTTGTAGATCCGGTTACATTAATTGAACGCTATGGTTTAGATGAGCTTCGTTATTACCTGCTTCGCGAAGTACCGTTCGGGTCTGACGGTGTCTTTACACCGGAAGGCTTTGTTGAGCGGATTAACTATGATTTGGCGAATGATTTAGGCAATCTATTGAATCGTACTGTTGCGATGATCAATAAGTATTTCGACGGACAAATCGGTTCTTACAAAGGTGATGTAACGGAATTTGACAAAACGCTTGCTTCAGTCGCTAATGAAACAGTGAAGTCTTACGAGAAAGCAATGGAAAACATGGAGTTCTCAGTAGCTCTTTCAACATTATGGCAGCTAATCAGCCGTACTAACAAATATATTGATGAGACAGCTCCATGGGTGCTTGCGAAGGATCCAGAAAAAGAAGAAGAACTGAAGTCGGTCATGTACCATCTGGCTGAGTCATTGCGTATTTCAGCAGTACTGCTTCAGCCGTTCCTAACAAAAACACCGGAAAAAATGTTTGAGCAGCTGGGCATTACTGATAAAACTTTGAAATCTTGGGATAGCATTACAGCTTTCGGCCAACAGCAGGATGCAAAAGTACAAAAAGGTGAGCCGTTGTTCCCTCGTTTAGAGGCAGAAGAAGAAATTGCTTACATCAAAGGCAAGATGCAGGGCTCAGTGCCAGCTAAAGAAGAGACAAAAGAAGAGGAGCCGCAAGAGGTTGATCGCTTACCCGAAATTACGATTGATCAATTCATGGATGTAGAACTTCGTGTGGCAGAGGTCATTAAGGCTGAGCCGGTAAAAAAAGCAGACCGTTTATTGAAGCTGCAGCTGGATCTTGGTTTTGAAAAACGCCAAGTTGTATCCGGTATTGCGAAGCATTATACGCCTGAAGAGCTTGTTGGGAAAAAACTCGTATGTGTAACAAATCTAAAGCCGGTTAAGCTGAGAGGAGAGCTTTCTCAAGGTATGATCCTTGCGGGGGAAGCTGACGGCGTATTAAAAGCCGTATCTATCGATCAGTCGTTACCGAAAGGCACAAGAATTAAATAATGACAAACAAAAGGTGTTTCACGTGTAACAATTCGTCGAACACCTTTTGTGTTTCGACAAGAAAGGAGTTTTTTACTTATGTTATTTGACACACACGCGCATTTAAATGCAGAACAATATGATACTGATCTAGAAGAAGTTATTGAACGGGCAAAAGCTGAACAAGTGAATCGAATTGTCGTAGTGGGTTTTGACCGTCCGACCATCACACGTGCGATGGAAATGATTGAGGAATATGATTTTATTTATGCAGCCATCGGCTGGCACCCTGTTGATGCAATCGACATGACTGAGGAAGATTTAGCGTGGATAAAAGAGCTTTCTGTTCATGAAAAAGTGGTGGCGATAGGTGAAATGGGGTTGGATTATCATTGGGACAAATCTCCTAAAGAGATCCAAAAAGAGGTATTCAGAAAACAAATCGCCTTAGCGAAAGAGGTCAATCTGCCTATTATCATTCATAACCGTGATGCAACGGAGGATGTCGTGACCATTTTGAAGGAGGAAGGCGCAGAAGCTGTGGGCGGAATCATGCACTGCTTTACAGGAAGTGCGGAAGTGGCGAGAGAGTGCATGAAAATGAATTTTTATTTATCATTTGGGGGACCGGTGACTTTCAAAAATGCGAAGAAGCCTAAGGAAGTCGTGAAGGAAATTCCGAATGACCGTTTGCTGATTGAAACGGATTGCCCGTTTCTCACACCTCATCCTTTTCGCGGAAAAAGAAATGAGCCGAGCTATGTAAAATATGTGGCTGAGCAAATTGCTGAATTAAAAGGAATGACTCTCGAAGAGGTTGCTTCAATTACGACTGAAAATGCAAAAAGACTTTTCCGTATAAACTGACAAAAAACGCTAGCGGGTTTTGTAAGAGCTTGTCCTTTTCAGCGCTTATTCATAAAAGTTCTACATGCTTTCTTCTCCTCATAGGATAGGGTTGTCGACAAGTCTTTCTTCCGTTTCTCAGTGTATTTCAGGATAATGAAGAAGACACTAGGCTTTTGGGAGAAAGAGAGAGGAGGGTTGACAGCCTTTTAGATACTCTATATAATCTCTCCGAGGAGAAGGAGGCGTTTTTCATCACACAAAAAATGAAAAAGCTGTTTTCCGTAAAGCTTAGCAAAAGCAAAGTCATTCTGGTTGCTGCTTGTTTGCTTTTGGCGGGAAGCGGGACTGCGTACGCGGCTCATGAGCTGACGAAACAATCAGTCTCAGTTTCTATCAATGGCAAAAAGAAACATATACGCACACACGCAAAAACGGTCGGTGATCTTTTAGATACGCTTGATATAAAGACAAGAGACGAAGACAAGATCACACCTGCTAAACAGACAAAGATAACAGCAGATATGGCCGTTGTGTATGAGGCTGCAAAACCTGTCAAGCTTACAATAAACGGGGAAGAAAAGACATTATGGTCAACAGCAAAAACGGTCGGTGCATTACTGGACGAACAAGATGTTGATGTGAAAAAACACGATCAAATTGATCCCGCAATAGATACAGATATTTCGAAAGACATGAAGATTAACATAGAACCCGCATTCCAGGTTACTGTAAATGATGCAGGAAAACAAAAGAAGATCTGGACGACTTCGACTACCGTCGCTGACTTTTTAAAACAGCAAAAGATGAACATAAAAGACGAAGATAAAATCAAGCCTGCGTTAGATGCAAAGCTGACGAAAGCAAAGGCTGATATTACAATTACTCGTATCGAAAAGGTCACCGATGTAGTTGAAGAGAAAATCGCGTTTGATGTGAAAAAACAAGAAGACGCTTCTCTTGACAAAGGGAAAGAAAAGGTCGTCCAAAAAGGAAAAGAAGGCAAGCTTAAAAAACACTTCGAAGTCGTTAAAGAAAACGGCAAAGAAGTCTCCAGAGAGCTTGTGAAAGAAGAAACAGCTGAACAAAGCAAAGATAAAGTGATTGCTGTCGGCACAAAGCAAAGCAGTCCAAAGGTTGAAAAGGTCAATGCTTCCGGCGATTCAAAAACGGTTGTTTCCCGTAGCGATGAGTCAACAGGCAAAGTGATGACTGTATCATCTACGGCTTATACGGCAAGTTGCAGCGGTTGTTCAGGACATACAGCTACAGGCGTTAACTTAAAAAATAATCCGAATGCGAAAGTCATCGCTGTAGATCCAAATGTCATTCCGCTAGGCTCCAAAGTTCACGTTGAAGGCTATGGATATGCCATTGCTGCAGATACTGGTTCAGCGATTAAAGGGAGCAAAATAGACGTCTTTTTCCCGGAGAAATCATCGGCGTACCGATGGGGAAATAAAACAGTCAAAATTAAAATCTTAAATTAATATATACTTATGTATTCAGAGGGTTTTGCGCCCTCTGTTTTTTTCGTTATAATAGACAAAGTGTATTTTCTGCTTTATTAGACGCTCGACACAAGAAAAAGTTTCATGAATATACAAAAGTTTTTAATTTGTCTTGGAGGAAATAATGAAAATTAAAGAGATCATTGTGGTCGAGGGGCGTGACGATACGGCCCGCATCAAATTGGCTGTTGATGCAGACACAATTGAAACAAATGGTTCAGCCATCGATGATCATGTGATTGACCAAATCCGTTTGGCCCAGAAGACCAGAGGTGTCATTATTTTAACAGATCCGGATTTCCCGGGTGAGAAGATCCGCAAAACCATTTCAGAAGCTGTATCCGGCTGCAAGCATGCATTTTTGCCAAAACATCTTGCCAAACCTAAAAACAAGCGGGGAATTGGTGTGGAGCACGCATCGATTGAAAGCATTAGGGCATGTTTAGAAAACGTGCACGAAGAGATGGAAGCGCAGCCGAGTGACATTTCAGCTGAGGATTTGATTCATGCCGGGCTGATTGGCGGATCTGCGGCCAAACGCCGCCGCGAACGACTGGGTGATCTATTGAAAATCGGCTATACAAATGGAAAACAGCTTCAAAAACGGCTGCAAATGTTTCAAATTAAAAAAAGTGATTTTATGAGTGCGCTCGATACCGTTATGCGGGAGGAACAGAATGAATAAAGATATTGCGACACCGATAAGAACGAAAGAGATACTGAAAAAATACGGTTTTTCTTTTAAAAAGAGCTTAGGACAGAATTTCTTAATTGATACGAACATTTTAGACAGAATTGTCGATCACGCGGAAGTGACGGAGAAAACGGGTGTCATTGAAATCGGCCCGGGAATCGGAGCTTTGACCGAGCAGCTCGCCAAGCGGGCGAAAAAGGTCGCGGCATTTGAGATTGACCAGCGATTATTACCGATTCTAAAGGACACGCTGTCTCCTTACGACAATGTCACCGTCATTCATCAGGACGTATTAAAGGCTGACGTTAAATCCGTCATTGAAGAACAATTTCAAGACTGTGATGAAATCATGGTTGTAGCCAACCTTCCTTATTACGTGACAACGCCGATTATCATGAAACTGCTTGAAGAACATCTCCCGCTGAAAGGGATTGTGGTCATGCTGCAAAAAGAAGTAGCTGAGCGCATGGCGGCAGACCCTTCATCTAAGGAATACGGTTCACTTTCAATCGCAGTCCAATTTTATACAGAAGCCAAAACGGTGATGACCGTTCCAAAAACCGTGTTTGTTCCTCAGCCTAATGTAGATTCCGCAGTCATTCGGCTGATCCTCCGCGATGGCCCGGCAGTGGACGTGGAAAACGAAGCCTTTTTCTTTCAGTTGATCAAGGCAAGTTTTGCTCAGCGCCGTAAAACGCTGCTCAATAACTTAGTCAACAACCTGCCGGATGGAAAAGCACAAAAATCAAAGATTGAGCAAGTGCTGGAAGAGACAAATATTGACGGCAAGCGCCGTGGTGAATCTCTGTCTATAGAGGAGTTTGCAGCGCTGTCTAACGGATTGTATAAAGCCCTTTTTTAAAAGGGCTTTTTGTTTTGCGCACCACTTGGACTGCCGCTACATAGGCTAGAGAAGGACCTTAAATTCAATGAGAAGAAAAACTTGGACTCAGCGAAAAAAGGCGCTTTCTCAAGGCTCTTTCTTTCATGATGAGGCTTAGTCTATGTGTGGAGTGAGGAACGTGCAATTTCAAATAGGAGATATGGTAGCCAGAAAATCCTATCAAATGGATGTTTTGTTTCGCATTATAGGAATAGAGCAAACAAGCAAAGGAAATTCAATCGCTATTTTGCATGGTGATGAAGTCAGGCTGATTGCTGATGCAGATATTTCTGATCTTGTAGCAGTAAAAAAAGATGAGCAAATGATGCGGAAAAAGAAAGATGAGAGCAGAATGAATGAATCGCTCGAATTGCTCCGCCAAGATTATAAGCTGCTCAGAGAAAAGCAGGAGTACTATGCGACAAGCCAGTATCAGCATCAGGAGCATTATTTCCATATGCCGGGCAAGGTGCTTCATTTGGACGGCGATGAAGCATATCTAAAAAAATGTCTGAATGTCTATAAAAAAATTGGAGTGCCCGTCTATGGCATCCATTGTCATGAAAAGAAAATGTCTGCTTCTATTGAAGAATTACTCGACAAATATCGACCTGACATCTTGGTGATAACAGGGCATGATGCGTACTCAAAGCAAAAGGGCGAGATTGATGATTTGAACGCGTACAGACATTCAAAGCATTTTGTTGAAACGGTTCAAAACGCCCGAAAAAAGATCCCTCACTTAGATCAGCTTGTTATTTTTGCGGGGGCTTGCCAATCCCACTTTGAATCGCTCATAAGAGCGGGGGCAAATTTCGCGAGTTCACCGTCAAGAGTAAACATTCATGCGCTTGATCCGGTGTATATCGTCGCGAAAATCAGCTTTACGCCGTTTATGGAACGAATTAATGTATGGGAAGTGCTCCGTAATACGCTGACAAGAGAGAAAGGGCTTGGAGGTATAGAAACAAGAGGAGTACTGAGAATTGGAATGCCTTATAAGTCCAATTAACAGATGAAAACCTGCATAGGAGAACTATGCGGGTTTTTTATTTTACATAATGATACATAATTTACCGAAACTTGCGGAAAATAATTAAGGAATCATAGAATTTTGTCAAAATAATTTTGTTGACAACGTCTTATCAACGTTGATATAATTTAAATTTTATTTGACAAAAATGGGCTCGTGTTGTACAATAAGTATAGTGAGGTGGATGCAATGGCGAAGACGTTGTCCGACATTAAAAGATCGCTTGATGGGAATTTAGGTAAAAGGCTGACGTTAAAGGCAAACGGTGGCCGCCGAAAAACGATTGAGCGCTCGGGCATTTTAGCTGAGACGTACCCTTCTGTTTTTGTGATACAACTAGATCAAGACGAGAACTCGTTTGAAAGAGTTTCATACAGTTATGCTGATATTTTGACTGAGACTGTTGAGCTGACTTTTAATGATGACGCCGCAAGCTCAGTGGCATTTTAACGGGCAGTGAACCTTTTGTTTACTGCTTTTTGTTTTGCCGTTTTTTTTGTTTCCAGTAATTTTAACGAAAGTTTCATCTGTTATTAACAAAAGATAAAAACGGTCACATATTATCGTGACGTGCACGAATGGCTATCACTTCTAAAAAAGGGGTTGTTTCGTTTGGGCAGACGTCGTGGAGTTATGTCAGATGAGTTTAAATATGAGCTGGCTAAAGACCTTGGTTTTTATGACACAGTGAAAAATGGCGGCTGGGGCGAAATTCGCGCCCGCGATGCCGGTAACATGGTAAAGCGCGCCATTGAAATCGCTGAACAGCAAATGGCTCAGAATCAGAATAACCGATAAGTATGTGACCCGGGGGACGTGCAGTTCCCCGGTTTTTATTTTGGATATAAATACATAATAGGCTGCAATATGGATATGTTCATCCTGTACTTCAAATGTGATACAATGTTCATACTTATGTTTAGATGGAGAAGTAGGTGAAAGCTATGCGTATTTTAGAAAAAGCGCCAGCGAAGATCAATCTGTCACTTGATGTCACCCGAAAACGCCCGGATGGCTATCATGAAGTCGAAATGATCATGACGACGATTGATTTAGCGGATCGGATTGAATTGACGGAGCTGGCAGAGGATGAAGTGAGAGTCTCCTCCCACAACCGTTTTGTGCCTGATGATCAAAGAAACTTAGCTTATCAGGCTGCCAAACTGATCAAGGACAGATACAACGTAAAAAAGGGAGTTTCCATCATGATTACGAAGATGATTCCGGTGGCTGCTGGTCTTGCCGGCGGAAGCAGTGATGCGGCGGCGACGCTCAGAGGGCTGAACAGACTGTGGAATTTAAATCTCTCTGCAGAAACGCTTGCCGAGCTTGGAGCGGAAATTGGCTCCGATGTTTCATTTTGTATCTATGGCGGAACTGCACTGGCAACTGGACGCGGCGAGAAAATTAAACACATCAGCACGCCTCCGCACTGCTGGGTCATTTTAGCGAAACCGACAATCGGTGTTTCAACTGCTGAAGTGTACAGACAGCTGAAGCTGGATGATGTTGAGCATCCCGATGTACATGGCATGATTGAAGCTATAGAGGAAAAGAGTTTTCAAAAGATGTGCAGCCGTTTAGGCAATGTGCTCGAATCTGTTACGCTTGATATACATCCTGAAGTTGCGATGATCAAAAACCAGATGAAACGCTTTGGCGCAGACGCCGTGTTAATGAGCGGGAGCGGCCCGACCGTGTTTGGACTGGTTCAGTATGAGTCGAAGGTGCAGAGAATTTATAACGGGTTAAGAGGCTTCTGCGATCAGGTTTATGCGGTGAGAATGATCGGCGAACAGAACGCTCTTGATTAAATCCGTATGTTAAGTTATATTGATCTTAAAATATTCGGATTTTGGGGGTAAGTTCATGAAGTTTCGTCGCAGCGGCAGATTGGTGGACTTAACAAATTACTTGTTAACCCATCCGCACGAGTTAATACCGCTAACCTTTTTTTCTGAGCGGTATGAATCTGCAAAATCATCGATCAGTGAAGATTTAACAATTATTAAGCAAACCTTTGAGCAGCAGGGGATTGGTACTTTGCTTACTGTTCCCGGAGCTGCCGGGGGCGTCAAATACATTCCGAAAATGAAACAGGCTGAAGCTGAAGAGTTTGTGCAGACACTTGGACAGTCGCTGGCAAATCCTGAACGTATCCTTCCGGGCGGTTATGTATATTTAACGGATATCTTAGGAAAGCCATCTGTACTCTCCAAGGTAGGGAAGCTGTTTGCTTCTGTGTTTGCAGAGCGCAAAATTGATGTTGTCATGACCGTTGCCACTAAAGGCATCCCTCTGGCGTACGCGGCTGCGAGCTATCTGAATGTGCCTGTCGTCATTGTTCGCAAAGATAACAAGGTAACAGAAGGCTCTACAGTCAGCATTAATTACGTCTCAGGCTCATCAAACCGCATTCAAACGATGTCACTTGCGAAAAGAAGCATGAAAACGGGTTCAAACGTACTCATTATTGATGACTTTATGAAAGCAGGCGGCACAATTAATGGTATGATTAACCTGTTGGATGAGTTTAACGCAAATGTGGCGGGAATCGGCGTCTTGGTTGAAGCCGAAGGAGTAGATGAACGTCTTGTTGATGAATACATGTCACTTCTTACTCTTTCAACCATCAACATGAAAGAGAAGTCCATTGAAATTCAGAATGGCAATTTTCTACGTTTTTTTAAAGACAATCTTTTAAAGAATGGAGAGACAGAATCATGACAAAAGCAGTCCACACAAAACATGCCCCAGCGGCAATCGGGCCTTACTCACAAGGGATTATCGTAAATAATATGTTTTACAGCTCAGGCCAAATTCCTTTGACTCCTTCAGGTGAAATGGTGAACGGTGATATTAAAGAGCAGACTCATCAAGTATTCAGCAACTTAAAAGCGGTGCTGGAAGAAGCAGGCGCTTCTTTAGAAACAGTTGTAAAAGCAACTGTATTTATTGCGGATATGGAACAGTTTGCAGAAGTAAACGAAGTGTACGGGCAATATTTTGACACTCACAAACCGGCGAGATCTTGTGTTGAAGTCGCGAGACTGCCGAAGGACGCCCTAGTCGAAATCGAAGTTATTGCATTGGTAAAATAATAATAAAAAGTGATTCTGGGTGACCCTCGGAATCACTTTTTTTATTTACCTTATGCCCGAAATAAAAGCGTTATGACCTAATTGTGTAACTATATCCTATTTTTTCAAAAAATATTTTAAAAACGAGCAGGATTTCAGAAAAAATCGTGGAATTGATACACTAATGCTTTTATATAGGGAAAAGGTGGTGAACTACTGTGGAAGTTACTGACGTAAGATTACGCCGCGTGAATACCGATGGTCGCATGAGAGCGATTGCATCCATCACGCTGGATCACGAATTTGTTGTTCATGATATTCGTGTGATTGATGGAAACAATGGTCTTTTCGTTGCGATGCCGAGTAAACGCACCCCTGATGGAGAGTTCCGAGATATTGCTCATCCTATTAATTCTAGCACGCGAGGGAAGATTCAAGATGCCGTGTTAAATGAGTATCATCGTATGGGTGACACTGAAGCATTAGAATTCGAAGAAGCTGGAGCTTCTTAAAAAATAACCAAAAAGCAAGGACTGCTGAAAGGGCTGACAAAAGCCTTTGCCGGCAGTCCTTTTTTAATTCTGATTTTTCAAACTTAATTGCACTCAATAGAAAATTCTTGCACTTCATGAAGTCTCCTTGAAATCAGAAGATATTTAGGATATATTTTTCTATGGATAAAAGGGATATTGGAGGCCAATAAATGGATAAGCGGTTTGCAGTTGTTTTAGCGGCTGGACAAGGAACAAGAATGAAATCGAAGCTTTATAAAGTCCTTCATCCAGTTTGCGGTAAGCCTATGGCAGAGCACGTCGTGGATGAAGCCTTAAAGTTATCTTTATCGAAGCTTGTCACGATTGTCGGACATGGTGCGGAAGAAGTGAAAAAGAAGCTTGGTGATAAAAGCGAGTATGCGCTTCAAGCAGAACAGCTTGGCACTGCTCATGCTGTAAAACAGGCACAGCCATTTCTTGCTGACGAAAAAGGCGTCACAATTGTCATTTGCGGAGATACGCCGCTTTTAACAGCTGAGACAATGGAACAGATGCTGAAAGAACATACACAAAGAGAAGCGAAAGCTACGATTTTAACTGCGGTTGCAGAAGATCCAACCGGATATGGACGTATTATTCGCAGCGAAAACGGAGCGGTTCAAAAAATTGTTGAGCATAAGGACGCCTCTGAAGAAGAACGTCTTGTAACTGAGATCAATACCGGTACGTATTGTTTTGACAATGAAGCGCTATTCCGGGCCATTGATCAGGTGTCTAATGATAATGCTCAAGGTGAGTATTATTTGCCGGATGTCATAGAGATTCTTAAAAACGAAGGCGAAACTGTTGCCGCTTACCAGACTGGTAATTTCCAAGAAACACTCGGAGTTAATGATAGAGTCGCTCTTTCTCAGGCAGAACAATTTATGAAAGAGCGTATTAATAAACGGCATATGCAAAATGGCGTAACGCTGATTGACCCGATGAACACGTATATTTCTCCTGACGCTGTTATCGGAAGCGATACTGTGATTTATCCTGGAACTGTGATTAAAGGTGAGGTGCAAATCGGAGAAGATACGATTATCGGACCTCATACGGAGATTATGAATAGTTCAATTGGCAGCCGTACGGTGATTAAACAATCGGTAGTCAATCACAGTCAAGTGGGGAATGATGTAAACATAGGACCTTTTGCTCACATCAGACCTGATTCTGTCATCGGGAATGAAGTGAAGATCGGAAATTTTGTTGAAATCAAAAAGACTCAATTCGGAGACCGAAGCAAGGCTTCTCATTTAAGCTATGTCGGTGATGCTGAGGTAGGCACAGATGTTAACTTGGGCTGCGGTTCAATAACTGTCAATTATGATGGAAAGAATAAATATTTGACGAAAATTGAAGACGGCGCGTTTATCGGCTGCAATTCCAACTTGGTTGCCCCTGTCACAGTCGGAGAAGGCGCTTATGTTGCTGCGGGTTCAACTGTTACGGAAGATGTACCTGGAAAAGCGCTTGCTATTGCCAGAGCGAGACAAGTAAATAAAGACGATTATGTGAAAAATATTCATAAAAAATAATCCTAAATTCGGAGGTTTATCCATGTCTAATCAATACGGAGATAAGAATTTAAAGATTTTTTCTTTGAATTCGAATCCAGAGCTTGCAAAAGAAATCGCAGATATAGTTGGAGTTCAATTAGGGAAATGTTCTGTCACAAGATTTAGTGACGGGGAAGTCCAAATTAATATCGAAGAAAGTATTCGCGGATGTGACTGTTATATCATCCAGTCTACAAGTGCCCCCGTTAACGAGCATATTATGGAACTGTTAATTATGGTAGATGCGTTAAAACGCGCTTCTGCAAAAACGATTAACATTGTTATTCCTTATTATGGTTATGCGCGTCAAGACAGAAAAGCAAGATCCCGTGAGCCAATCACAGCAAAACTTTTCGCAAATCTGCTTGAAACAGCCGGTGCTACTCGCGTAATTGCGCTAGACTTGCATGCGCCGCAAATTCAAGGATTCTTTGATATACCGATTGACCACTTAATGGGTGTTCCGATTTTAGGAGAATATTTTGAAGGCAAAAACCTTGAAGATATCGTCATTGTTTCACCAGACCACGGCGGTGTGACACGCGCCCGCAAACTGGCTGACCGACTAAAAGCGCCGATTGCGATAATCGATAAACGCCGTCCGCGTCCAAACGTGGCGGAAGTCATGAATATTGTAGGTAATATCGAAGGGAAGACCGCTATCCTTATCGATGACATTATCGATACTGCAGGTACCATTACACTTGCTGCTAATGCGCTCGTTGAAAACGGAGCGAAAGAAGTATATGCATGCTGCACACACCCTGTACTATCAGGCCCTGCTGTTGAACGTATTAATAATTCAACAATCAAAGAGCTTGTTGTGACAAACAGCATTAAGCTTCCTGAAGAAAAGAAAATTGAAC
Coding sequences:
- the ispE gene encoding 4-(cytidine 5'-diphospho)-2-C-methyl-D-erythritol kinase is translated as MRILEKAPAKINLSLDVTRKRPDGYHEVEMIMTTIDLADRIELTELAEDEVRVSSHNRFVPDDQRNLAYQAAKLIKDRYNVKKGVSIMITKMIPVAAGLAGGSSDAAATLRGLNRLWNLNLSAETLAELGAEIGSDVSFCIYGGTALATGRGEKIKHISTPPHCWVILAKPTIGVSTAEVYRQLKLDDVEHPDVHGMIEAIEEKSFQKMCSRLGNVLESVTLDIHPEVAMIKNQMKRFGADAVLMSGSGPTVFGLVQYESKVQRIYNGLRGFCDQVYAVRMIGEQNALD
- the purR gene encoding pur operon repressor, producing MKFRRSGRLVDLTNYLLTHPHELIPLTFFSERYESAKSSISEDLTIIKQTFEQQGIGTLLTVPGAAGGVKYIPKMKQAEAEEFVQTLGQSLANPERILPGGYVYLTDILGKPSVLSKVGKLFASVFAERKIDVVMTVATKGIPLAYAAASYLNVPVVIVRKDNKVTEGSTVSINYVSGSSNRIQTMSLAKRSMKTGSNVLIIDDFMKAGGTINGMINLLDEFNANVAGIGVLVEAEGVDERLVDEYMSLLTLSTINMKEKSIEIQNGNFLRFFKDNLLKNGETES
- the ridA gene encoding 2-iminobutanoate/2-iminopropanoate deaminase: MTKAVHTKHAPAAIGPYSQGIIVNNMFYSSGQIPLTPSGEMVNGDIKEQTHQVFSNLKAVLEEAGASLETVVKATVFIADMEQFAEVNEVYGQYFDTHKPARSCVEVARLPKDALVEIEVIALVK
- the spoVG gene encoding septation regulator SpoVG, giving the protein MEVTDVRLRRVNTDGRMRAIASITLDHEFVVHDIRVIDGNNGLFVAMPSKRTPDGEFRDIAHPINSSTRGKIQDAVLNEYHRMGDTEALEFEEAGAS
- the glmU gene encoding bifunctional UDP-N-acetylglucosamine diphosphorylase/glucosamine-1-phosphate N-acetyltransferase GlmU, with translation MDKRFAVVLAAGQGTRMKSKLYKVLHPVCGKPMAEHVVDEALKLSLSKLVTIVGHGAEEVKKKLGDKSEYALQAEQLGTAHAVKQAQPFLADEKGVTIVICGDTPLLTAETMEQMLKEHTQREAKATILTAVAEDPTGYGRIIRSENGAVQKIVEHKDASEEERLVTEINTGTYCFDNEALFRAIDQVSNDNAQGEYYLPDVIEILKNEGETVAAYQTGNFQETLGVNDRVALSQAEQFMKERINKRHMQNGVTLIDPMNTYISPDAVIGSDTVIYPGTVIKGEVQIGEDTIIGPHTEIMNSSIGSRTVIKQSVVNHSQVGNDVNIGPFAHIRPDSVIGNEVKIGNFVEIKKTQFGDRSKASHLSYVGDAEVGTDVNLGCGSITVNYDGKNKYLTKIEDGAFIGCNSNLVAPVTVGEGAYVAAGSTVTEDVPGKALAIARARQVNKDDYVKNIHKK
- a CDS encoding ribose-phosphate diphosphokinase; translation: MSNQYGDKNLKIFSLNSNPELAKEIADIVGVQLGKCSVTRFSDGEVQINIEESIRGCDCYIIQSTSAPVNEHIMELLIMVDALKRASAKTINIVIPYYGYARQDRKARSREPITAKLFANLLETAGATRVIALDLHAPQIQGFFDIPIDHLMGVPILGEYFEGKNLEDIVIVSPDHGGVTRARKLADRLKAPIAIIDKRRPRPNVAEVMNIVGNIEGKTAILIDDIIDTAGTITLAANALVENGAKEVYACCTHPVLSGPAVERINNSTIKELVVTNSIKLPEEKKIERFKQLSVGPLLAEAIIRVHEQQSVSYLFS